One Streptosporangium sp. NBC_01495 DNA window includes the following coding sequences:
- a CDS encoding FAD-dependent oxidoreductase — translation MKITVIGAGPAGTLLACYLAGRGFRVEVYERRADPRLLDEDESRSINLGLSARGIAALTDIGLMDTLWPLTVPMRGRAIHLPGGVVPFQPYGAHEGEILHSVLRHDLITTLVDHAEAQPGVTFHFRHRLVGLDRETAAARLVHEETGAESTVEGDAVIGADGAFSQVRAHMQHGLRADHHQEFLEWGYKELTIPAADDGSARTMLEALHVWPGEDALIVAHPNRDNSLTGTLFLPVERFGEITDPEEFLGERFPDTLDLMPHLAKEYAEHPVGHLVSIRTSPWHHRDRVALIGDACHAVYPFYGQGMNSALEDCTVLDRCVGDHPGDLGAAFAEYQRLRKPHTDVLDELSKQNFVELRDRLRSPLHLLRKKADLLLARTLPGRWVPLYTMISHTTVPYADALARARRQDALLRRAGAVAALAGLLAAAPAVVRLARGSGRSPGGIDLTPAVRAADAAHVARAATAGTDLTSPVRAADAAHVARGADPAPRTVFARLVRLTRFARRARLAQRNTRKGEPPC, via the coding sequence ATGAAGATCACTGTCATTGGAGCGGGTCCCGCGGGCACCCTCCTCGCCTGCTACCTGGCCGGGCGCGGGTTCCGGGTGGAGGTCTACGAGCGGCGGGCCGATCCCCGGCTGCTCGACGAGGACGAGAGCAGGTCGATCAACCTCGGCCTGTCCGCCAGGGGCATCGCGGCGCTCACCGACATCGGCCTGATGGACACCCTGTGGCCGCTCACCGTCCCGATGCGCGGCCGGGCCATCCACCTGCCCGGCGGCGTGGTGCCGTTCCAGCCCTACGGCGCCCACGAGGGAGAGATCCTCCACTCGGTCCTGCGCCACGACCTGATCACCACGCTCGTCGACCACGCCGAGGCCCAGCCGGGGGTGACCTTCCACTTCCGGCACCGGCTGGTCGGCCTGGACCGCGAGACGGCCGCCGCCCGCCTCGTCCACGAGGAGACCGGGGCCGAGAGCACCGTCGAAGGCGACGCGGTGATCGGCGCGGACGGCGCGTTCTCGCAGGTGCGGGCGCACATGCAGCACGGGCTGCGGGCCGACCACCACCAGGAGTTCCTGGAGTGGGGCTACAAGGAACTGACCATCCCCGCCGCCGACGACGGGTCGGCCAGGACCATGCTGGAGGCCCTGCACGTCTGGCCCGGTGAGGACGCCCTCATTGTCGCCCATCCCAACCGGGACAACTCGCTCACCGGCACGCTCTTCCTGCCCGTCGAGCGGTTCGGCGAGATCACCGACCCCGAGGAGTTCCTCGGGGAACGGTTCCCGGACACGCTCGACCTGATGCCCCACCTGGCCAAGGAGTACGCCGAGCACCCGGTGGGGCACCTGGTGTCGATCCGCACCTCGCCCTGGCACCACCGGGACCGGGTGGCGCTCATCGGCGACGCCTGCCACGCCGTCTACCCCTTCTACGGCCAGGGCATGAACTCGGCGCTCGAGGACTGCACGGTCCTCGACCGCTGCGTGGGCGACCACCCCGGGGACCTCGGGGCCGCCTTCGCCGAGTACCAGCGGCTGCGCAAACCGCACACCGACGTGCTCGACGAGCTGTCCAAGCAGAACTTCGTGGAACTGCGCGACCGGCTCAGGTCCCCGCTGCACCTGCTGCGCAAGAAGGCGGACCTGCTGCTCGCCCGGACACTCCCGGGCCGGTGGGTTCCGCTCTACACGATGATCTCCCACACCACCGTCCCGTACGCGGACGCGCTCGCCCGCGCCCGGCGGCAGGACGCGCTCCTGCGCCGGGCGGGGGCGGTGGCGGCCCTCGCCGGGCTGCTCGCCGCCGCTCCGGCCGTCGTCCGCCTCGCGCGCGGCTCCGGCCGCTCTCCGGGTGGCATCGACCTCACACCTGCCGTACGCGCCGCCGACGCCGCACACGTCGCACGCGCCGCCACGGCCGGCACCGACCTCACATCTCCCGTACGCGCCGCCGACGCCGCACACGTCGCACGCGGTGCCGACCCCGCACCCCGCACCGTCTTCGCACGTCTCGTACGCCTCACGCGCTTCGCACGTCGCGCACGCCTCGCACAGCGAAACACCCGGAAGGGCGAACCACCATGCTGA
- a CDS encoding methyltransferase: protein MPLYLDPEELRGAPGAHIDLIGAMAFRAAGAAQRLGVFEALMPGPLSVTELAARTGTDPAGLAVLLEALASFGYLDRAPGRAGVYGNSPMVAGTLDRRSPWSYAPALAFWQDVLAELWDGLEESVRTGTPQVDFYAWLEERPRTLAEFQSMLDGMAAGLAPLVAASAPHPGERLLDVGGGHARYSIAFCQAYPGLTATIADLPNALEGGRARIEAAGLSDRVALLPGDLAGPGAGPGMDLGAGHDTALLFNLCHGFDEAGNRALFKRVAGALRPGGAVVVLETFADLPEGTPATVEAFIRAFSLNLATTQGGRIHPFADIAAWLSDSGFGRIERRHADGPNELLVARLETA from the coding sequence ATGCCGCTCTATCTCGACCCTGAGGAACTCCGCGGGGCGCCGGGCGCCCACATCGACCTGATCGGCGCGATGGCGTTCCGGGCGGCGGGGGCCGCCCAGCGCCTGGGGGTCTTCGAGGCGCTCATGCCCGGCCCTCTCTCCGTGACGGAGCTGGCGGCCAGGACGGGCACCGACCCGGCGGGGCTCGCCGTGCTGCTGGAGGCGCTCGCCTCCTTCGGTTACCTCGACCGGGCCCCCGGCCGGGCGGGGGTGTACGGCAACAGCCCGATGGTGGCGGGCACCCTGGACAGGCGGAGCCCGTGGAGCTACGCCCCGGCCCTGGCCTTCTGGCAGGACGTCCTGGCCGAGCTCTGGGACGGCCTGGAGGAGTCGGTACGGACCGGCACCCCCCAGGTCGACTTCTACGCCTGGCTCGAGGAACGGCCCAGGACGCTGGCCGAGTTCCAGAGCATGCTCGACGGGATGGCCGCCGGGCTCGCCCCGCTGGTCGCCGCGAGCGCGCCGCACCCCGGGGAGCGCCTGCTCGACGTCGGCGGCGGGCACGCCCGCTACAGCATCGCGTTCTGCCAGGCGTACCCCGGGCTCACCGCGACGATCGCCGACCTGCCGAACGCCCTGGAGGGCGGCCGGGCCAGGATCGAGGCGGCCGGGCTGAGCGACCGCGTCGCCCTGCTCCCGGGTGACCTGGCCGGCCCCGGCGCCGGCCCCGGCATGGACCTGGGTGCCGGGCACGACACCGCGCTGCTGTTCAACCTCTGCCACGGGTTCGACGAGGCGGGCAACCGCGCGCTGTTCAAGAGGGTGGCGGGCGCGTTGCGCCCCGGCGGCGCGGTGGTCGTGCTGGAGACCTTCGCCGACCTGCCCGAGGGCACGCCCGCGACGGTCGAGGCGTTCATCCGGGCCTTCAGTCTCAACCTCGCCACCACCCAGGGCGGCAGGATCCACCCCTTCGCCGACATCGCCGCCTGGCTGTCCGACTCCGGATTCGGCCGGATCGAGCGGCGGCACGCCGACGGCCCCAACGAACTGCTCGTCGCCCGCCTGGAGACCGCATGA
- a CDS encoding glycoside hydrolase family 3 protein, whose product MSEFIADRGDQGLRRLAAGTLLAAFQGTEAPEWVLRELENGLGGVTLFGFNVADAAQLSALTSRLRASADPVISLDEEGGDVTRLAYHVGSPYPGNAALGAVDDVELTRRVYRSIGDDLARCGVNLDMAPSADVNTAADNPVIGTRSFGAETALVARHTVAAVHGLQSAGVAACVKHFPGHGATRQDSHLEVPLVDASVELLRERELVPFRAAIEAGTRSIMTAHVRVPAVTGALPATLSPAALTGLLRGEMGYEGVIITDALDMKAVTAAYGLAGGSVLSLAAGADLLCLGPIPTEDDIRLIVDEIVAAVHDGRLPAARLEAAAERVAALRAWFGTPHTGEAEPDVIGLTAARRAVSLTGSASPLVDPLVVEVDTPPTIAVGDVPWGFTPLLLPQAEVLRVKPEVADVADILERASGRSLIVVVKDAHRYEVSQSVVSALLAARPDATVVEMGLPIWRPEGVTYLATYGAARANAQAAAELLGV is encoded by the coding sequence ATGTCTGAGTTCATCGCGGATCGCGGCGATCAGGGGCTGCGTCGTCTCGCGGCCGGTACGCTGCTCGCCGCGTTCCAGGGCACCGAGGCACCCGAGTGGGTGCTGCGGGAGCTGGAGAACGGTCTCGGCGGCGTCACGCTCTTCGGCTTCAACGTCGCCGACGCCGCACAGCTGTCCGCTCTCACCTCCCGCCTGCGCGCGTCCGCCGATCCGGTCATATCGCTGGACGAGGAGGGGGGTGACGTCACCCGGCTCGCCTACCACGTCGGCAGCCCGTACCCCGGCAACGCCGCCCTCGGCGCCGTGGACGACGTCGAGCTCACCCGGCGGGTCTACCGGTCCATCGGCGACGACCTGGCCCGCTGCGGCGTCAACCTGGACATGGCTCCGTCCGCGGACGTCAACACCGCCGCCGACAACCCGGTGATCGGCACCCGCTCGTTCGGGGCGGAGACCGCGCTCGTCGCCCGGCACACCGTCGCCGCGGTCCACGGTCTGCAGTCGGCGGGAGTGGCCGCCTGCGTCAAGCACTTCCCCGGCCACGGCGCGACCCGGCAGGACTCCCACCTGGAGGTCCCGCTCGTCGACGCCTCCGTGGAGTTGCTGCGCGAGCGCGAGCTGGTGCCCTTCCGCGCCGCGATCGAGGCCGGGACCAGGTCCATCATGACCGCGCACGTCCGCGTCCCCGCCGTCACCGGCGCGCTTCCCGCGACGCTCTCCCCCGCGGCCCTGACCGGCCTGCTCCGCGGCGAGATGGGCTACGAGGGCGTGATCATCACCGACGCCCTCGACATGAAGGCCGTCACCGCCGCCTACGGCCTCGCCGGAGGCTCGGTGCTCTCCCTCGCCGCCGGAGCCGACCTGCTCTGCCTCGGCCCGATCCCCACCGAGGACGACATCCGCCTCATCGTGGACGAGATCGTCGCGGCCGTCCACGACGGACGGCTCCCCGCGGCCCGCCTGGAGGCGGCGGCCGAGCGGGTCGCCGCCCTGCGCGCCTGGTTCGGCACGCCCCACACCGGTGAGGCCGAGCCGGACGTGATCGGCCTCACCGCCGCCCGCCGCGCGGTCAGCCTCACCGGCTCGGCCTCCCCCCTGGTCGACCCGCTGGTGGTCGAGGTGGACACCCCGCCGACCATCGCGGTCGGCGACGTGCCGTGGGGCTTCACGCCGCTGCTGCTGCCGCAGGCGGAGGTGCTGCGGGTCAAGCCGGAGGTGGCCGACGTGGCGGACATCCTGGAGCGCGCCTCGGGCCGCTCCCTGATCGTCGTCGTCAAGGACGCCCACCGCTACGAGGTCAGCCAGTCGGTGGTCTCCGCGCTGCTGGCCGCCCGCCCCGACGCCACGGTGGTCGAGATGGGCCTGCCGATCTGGCGCCCGGAGGGTGTCACCTACCTGGCCACCTACGGCGCCGCCCGCGCCAACGCCCAGGCCGCCGCCGAGCTCCTCGGCGTCTGA
- a CDS encoding carbohydrate ABC transporter permease: MTTYDTRAPRRGKPSYGTQGNLKRRKKLGKAGLNAMAVVVFLFAVFPVYWMVTTAFKSSEQIFTTDFIPFPTDFTLEHVKRVFTEGVAGHSIWRYLLNSAIVALGTVLIGAVFSLLAATAVARFRFRFRTSFLILLLIVQMVPGEALLIPLFMMVRRAGLYDQLLGLIVVNVAMTLPFAIWMLRTFVAAVPKELEEAAWIDGASRFATFWKVLFPLVAPGLVATSIFSFITAWNEFVFALTLIGDQGSYTMPVALRYFVSQRSVDWGGIMAASTLMTIPVIIFFLLVQRRMVSGLVAGAVKG, translated from the coding sequence ATGACCACCTACGACACCCGGGCACCCCGGCGCGGGAAGCCCTCGTACGGGACGCAGGGCAACCTCAAGAGGCGCAAGAAGCTCGGCAAGGCCGGCCTGAACGCCATGGCCGTCGTGGTGTTCCTGTTCGCGGTGTTCCCCGTCTACTGGATGGTGACCACGGCCTTCAAGAGCAGCGAGCAGATCTTCACGACGGACTTCATCCCGTTCCCCACCGATTTCACGCTCGAACACGTGAAGCGGGTCTTCACCGAGGGCGTCGCGGGCCACTCCATCTGGCGCTACCTGCTCAACAGCGCCATCGTGGCCCTCGGCACCGTGCTCATCGGCGCGGTGTTCTCCCTGCTGGCGGCGACCGCGGTGGCCCGCTTCCGGTTCCGCTTCCGCACCTCGTTCCTGATCCTGCTGCTCATCGTGCAGATGGTCCCCGGCGAGGCGCTGCTCATCCCGCTGTTCATGATGGTCAGGCGGGCCGGGCTGTACGACCAGCTCCTCGGCCTCATCGTGGTGAACGTCGCCATGACGCTGCCGTTCGCCATCTGGATGCTGCGCACCTTCGTCGCGGCGGTGCCCAAGGAGCTGGAGGAGGCCGCCTGGATCGACGGCGCGAGCCGGTTCGCCACCTTCTGGAAGGTACTGTTCCCGCTGGTGGCCCCCGGCCTGGTGGCGACCAGCATCTTCTCGTTCATCACCGCGTGGAACGAGTTCGTGTTCGCGCTGACGCTCATCGGCGACCAGGGCAGCTACACCATGCCCGTGGCGCTGCGCTACTTCGTCAGCCAGCGGTCGGTGGACTGGGGCGGCATCATGGCCGCCTCCACCCTGATGACCATCCCGGTCATCATCTTCTTCCTGCTGGTGCAGCGGCGGATGGTCTCCGGACTGGTCGCGGGCGCCGTCAAGGGCTGA
- a CDS encoding DUF6875 domain-containing protein, whose protein sequence is MLTDPADPSRVLLETADLAGDHDLVLRYRTPLREIVTWAREYLCRPHEELGRKGPVCPYAQTALERGTFYLAVRPGRPGGPEAAETLAGYRDWFPRLPATPGVSSQYRTILVLFPDLPESEAAAVIDHAQETLKSRYVSEGLMIGEFYPGPPPKAGLWNPSFRPLGSPVPLLAIRHMVATDFPFLRDDPAQVAAYLERFGDRPPAALRAEIQAVADRYGLVPANTSCAAPSLTAS, encoded by the coding sequence ATGCTGACCGATCCCGCGGACCCCTCTCGCGTCCTCCTGGAGACCGCCGATCTGGCCGGTGACCACGATCTGGTCCTGCGCTACCGCACCCCGCTCAGGGAGATCGTCACCTGGGCACGAGAGTACCTCTGCCGCCCCCACGAGGAACTGGGCAGGAAGGGGCCCGTCTGCCCGTACGCCCAGACCGCGCTGGAGCGCGGCACCTTCTACCTGGCGGTCCGCCCCGGGCGGCCCGGCGGGCCCGAGGCCGCCGAGACCCTCGCCGGCTACCGCGACTGGTTCCCGAGGCTGCCCGCGACGCCGGGGGTGTCCTCGCAGTACCGCACGATCCTGGTCCTCTTCCCCGACCTGCCGGAGTCCGAGGCCGCGGCGGTGATCGACCACGCGCAGGAGACGCTCAAGTCGCGCTACGTCTCGGAGGGGCTGATGATCGGGGAGTTCTACCCCGGGCCGCCGCCCAAGGCGGGGCTGTGGAACCCCTCCTTCCGCCCGCTGGGCAGCCCGGTCCCGCTGCTGGCGATCCGGCACATGGTCGCCACCGACTTCCCGTTCCTGCGTGACGACCCCGCACAGGTCGCGGCGTACCTGGAACGTTTCGGCGACCGTCCGCCGGCCGCCCTCAGGGCGGAGATCCAGGCCGTCGCCGACCGCTACGGCCTGGTACCCGCGAACACGTCCTGCGCCGCCCCGTCCCTGACGGCGTCCTGA